From the genome of Streptosporangiales bacterium, one region includes:
- a CDS encoding ATP-binding cassette domain-containing protein has product MSADPKLEPALRGFRRTLRYVRPHLRPQRKFVAGGLLALAGEVAFRLLEPWPLKIVIDSVIVPATTGRGGANPFLPLLAAAVAVVAFAGFRAASAYLMTVCFAIAGSRAMTTVRADLFAHVQRLSLRFHGHTKTGDLLTRLVSDVNRVQEVAVTAALPLVGNVVALLSMTAVMFVLNWQLALVVVTVFPTFLLMSTWQSSRINGAARQQRLREGELAGTAGEALSAIRVVQAYSLEPVLQQAFSANNTRALRDGVVSSRLAAGLERRTDLLVGFGTALVLLTGGAVALSGALTVGELVVFLTYLKSAFKPMRDLAKYTGRLAKAAASGERIVDLFETHAEVADRRYAWHAPRFTGDVRFEDVDVHYGPGAPAVSGVDLHVPAGTRVALLGRSGSGKSTLASLVPRLQDPTGGRVRIDGYDVRDLTVASLRSQVAIVLQETVLFATTVRENIRYGRPSASDAQVEHAARLANADEFVTLMPQGYDTIVGERGESMSGGQRQRIAIARAILKDAPIVILDEATTGLDDENSRGVLDALRELTEGRTTFVISHDETQVADCTMVVRLADGQVTSVDHTPRHSAFAGRPC; this is encoded by the coding sequence ATGTCGGCTGACCCCAAGCTGGAGCCCGCACTCAGGGGTTTCCGCCGCACGCTGCGGTACGTACGGCCGCACCTGCGGCCACAGCGCAAGTTCGTCGCCGGCGGCCTGCTCGCGCTCGCCGGCGAGGTGGCGTTCCGGCTGCTCGAACCGTGGCCGCTGAAGATCGTCATCGACTCGGTCATCGTGCCGGCGACCACCGGGCGCGGCGGCGCGAACCCGTTCCTCCCGCTGCTTGCCGCAGCGGTCGCGGTGGTGGCGTTCGCCGGCTTCCGCGCCGCCTCCGCGTACCTGATGACGGTCTGCTTCGCCATCGCCGGCAGCCGGGCGATGACCACCGTGCGCGCCGACCTCTTCGCCCACGTGCAGCGGCTGTCGCTGCGCTTCCACGGGCACACGAAGACCGGCGACCTGCTCACCCGGTTGGTCAGCGACGTGAACCGCGTACAGGAGGTCGCCGTCACCGCCGCGCTGCCCTTGGTCGGCAACGTCGTCGCGCTGCTGAGCATGACCGCCGTCATGTTCGTGCTCAACTGGCAGCTTGCGCTCGTCGTGGTCACGGTGTTCCCGACCTTCCTGCTGATGAGCACCTGGCAGAGCAGCCGGATCAACGGCGCGGCGCGGCAGCAGCGGCTGAGAGAGGGGGAGCTGGCCGGCACGGCCGGCGAGGCCCTGTCGGCCATCAGGGTCGTGCAGGCGTACTCGCTCGAACCAGTACTGCAGCAGGCGTTCAGCGCGAACAACACGCGGGCACTGCGCGACGGCGTGGTCTCGTCCCGGCTGGCCGCCGGCCTGGAACGACGCACCGACCTGCTCGTGGGCTTCGGCACCGCCCTGGTGCTGCTGACCGGCGGTGCGGTCGCGTTGTCCGGCGCGCTGACCGTCGGCGAGCTGGTCGTCTTCCTGACCTATCTGAAGAGCGCGTTCAAGCCGATGCGCGACCTGGCCAAGTACACCGGCAGGCTGGCGAAGGCCGCGGCGTCCGGCGAGCGCATCGTCGACCTGTTCGAGACGCACGCGGAGGTGGCGGACCGCCGGTACGCCTGGCACGCACCGCGCTTCACCGGCGACGTGCGGTTCGAGGACGTCGACGTGCACTACGGCCCTGGCGCGCCCGCGGTGTCCGGCGTCGACCTGCACGTCCCGGCCGGCACCCGGGTGGCACTGCTCGGCCGGTCCGGCTCGGGGAAGTCGACGCTCGCCTCGCTCGTCCCCCGGTTGCAGGACCCGACCGGCGGCCGGGTCCGTATCGACGGCTACGACGTGCGCGACCTGACGGTGGCCTCGTTGCGCAGCCAGGTGGCGATCGTCCTGCAGGAGACCGTACTGTTCGCCACGACCGTCCGCGAGAACATCAGGTACGGACGGCCGTCCGCCTCCGATGCTCAAGTGGAGCACGCGGCCAGGCTGGCCAACGCCGACGAGTTCGTCACGCTGATGCCGCAGGGCTACGACACGATCGTCGGCGAACGCGGCGAGAGCATGTCAGGCGGCCAGCGGCAACGCATCGCCATCGCGCGCGCCATCCTCAAGGACGCGCCCATCGTCATCCTCGACGAGGCCACCACCGGGCTCGACGACGAGAACTCCCGCGGTGTGCTCGACGCGCTGCGCGAGCTCACCGAGGGCAGGACCACATTCGTCATCTCCCACGACGAGACACAGGTGGCCGACTGCACGATGGTCGTACGGCTGGCGGACGGCCAGGTCACGTCCGTGGACCACACACCGCGGCACAGCGCGTTCGCGGGGCGCCCATGCTGA
- a CDS encoding glycosyltransferase encodes MRVAYVCADAGIPVYGSKGASIHVQEVLKVLSATATSVDLFCRRTGGTPRGVLGAVTTHELPVPAADLATRERLCRQDDERLARRLTAAGPFDLVYERYSLWSQAGMTYARDLGVPGVLEVNAPLIDEQRTHRGLVHRAEAEAVLRTAARAATVAVAVSGQVAAWVRAHVPDADVVVQPNGVDVDRIRPAAAPSAEPFTVGFVGSLKPWHGVHTLVDAFAAHASRHPRSRLLVVGDGPERNDLTERVARHGLTATTEFTGAVAADEIPALLQRMTVATAPYPRDDGHYFSPLKVYEYLAAGLPVVASAIGQLTDVLTHDRDGVLVPAGNPAALAAELSALHDDPARRHRLGRQARETATRHTWTQVVERTLDAANTARMTNVG; translated from the coding sequence ATGCGGGTGGCGTACGTGTGCGCAGACGCCGGCATCCCCGTGTATGGCAGCAAGGGTGCGTCGATCCACGTGCAGGAGGTGCTGAAGGTGCTCTCGGCAACGGCCACGTCGGTCGACCTGTTCTGTAGGCGCACCGGCGGCACGCCGCGCGGTGTGCTCGGCGCGGTCACCACCCACGAGCTCCCCGTACCGGCCGCCGACCTCGCGACCAGGGAACGGCTCTGCCGGCAGGACGACGAGCGGCTGGCGCGGCGGCTGACCGCGGCCGGGCCGTTCGACCTGGTCTACGAGCGGTACTCGCTGTGGAGCCAGGCCGGCATGACGTACGCGCGGGACCTGGGCGTGCCGGGTGTGCTCGAAGTGAACGCACCGCTCATCGACGAACAGCGCACGCACCGCGGCCTCGTACACCGGGCCGAGGCGGAGGCGGTGCTGCGCACCGCGGCGCGTGCGGCCACCGTGGCCGTCGCCGTCTCTGGGCAGGTGGCCGCGTGGGTACGCGCGCACGTCCCGGACGCCGACGTCGTCGTGCAACCCAACGGCGTCGACGTCGACCGCATCCGGCCGGCCGCGGCACCTTCCGCGGAGCCGTTCACCGTCGGGTTCGTCGGCTCGCTCAAGCCGTGGCACGGCGTGCACACCCTGGTCGACGCGTTCGCCGCGCACGCCAGCCGTCACCCGCGCTCCCGGTTGCTCGTGGTCGGCGACGGACCGGAACGGAACGACCTCACCGAACGGGTGGCCAGGCACGGCCTCACCGCCACCACCGAGTTCACCGGCGCGGTGGCGGCCGACGAGATCCCCGCACTCCTACAGCGGATGACCGTCGCGACCGCGCCATATCCGCGCGACGACGGGCACTACTTCTCGCCGCTGAAGGTCTACGAGTACCTGGCCGCCGGGCTGCCGGTGGTGGCCAGTGCGATCGGCCAGCTCACCGACGTGCTCACGCACGACCGCGACGGCGTGCTCGTACCGGCGGGCAACCCGGCCGCGCTCGCCGCCGAGCTGTCCGCACTCCACGACGACCCCGCCCGCCGCCACCGGCTCGGCCGGCAGGCACGCGAGACGGCCACGCGGCACACCTGGACCCAGGTCGTCGAGCGCACGCTCGACGCCGCGAACACGGCGAGGATGACCAATGTCGGCTGA
- a CDS encoding glycosyltransferase, protein MWRDGDRIGYVVKRYPRFSETFVVAEIIARESRGADVDIFALRPCVDGRFHDALAKVRASVTYLTRAGKAEELWSVLRDAAPALPGLPGLPLALGELLDHDAETAGQAVELAQQVKERGLTHLHAHFATSATTVARLAGMLADVPYSFTAHAKDIFHESVEPEDLRTKLADAHHVVTVSDFNVAYLAERFGAAAARVHRVYNGLDLDDFGYQEPAAAQPPVVLGVGRLVEKKGFDVLLDACALLTAAGRELRCRIVGTGLLEDDLRAQVHRLGLGNVVQLTGALPQPEVRREMRAATVLAAPCVVGADGNQDGLPTVLLEAMALGTPYVSTGVAGIDEAVVHERTGLVVPQRDAAALARSIARLLDDQLLRTRLAAAARAHVERSFTSERQADELDALLQADGSLAGAH, encoded by the coding sequence ATGTGGCGTGACGGCGACCGGATCGGTTACGTGGTGAAGCGCTACCCGAGGTTCTCCGAGACGTTCGTGGTCGCCGAGATCATCGCGAGGGAGAGCCGTGGCGCGGACGTCGACATCTTCGCGCTCCGGCCGTGCGTGGACGGCAGGTTCCACGACGCGCTGGCGAAGGTGCGCGCGTCGGTCACGTACCTCACCCGCGCCGGCAAGGCGGAGGAGCTCTGGTCGGTGCTGCGCGACGCAGCGCCTGCCCTGCCTGGCCTGCCTGGCCTGCCGCTCGCGCTCGGTGAGCTGCTCGACCACGACGCCGAGACCGCAGGGCAGGCGGTCGAGCTCGCCCAGCAGGTGAAGGAACGCGGCCTCACCCACCTGCACGCGCACTTCGCGACGTCGGCGACCACCGTGGCCAGGCTGGCCGGCATGCTCGCGGACGTCCCGTACTCGTTCACGGCGCACGCCAAGGACATCTTCCACGAGTCCGTCGAGCCCGAGGACCTGCGCACGAAGCTCGCCGACGCACACCACGTCGTGACGGTCAGCGACTTCAACGTGGCGTACCTCGCCGAACGGTTCGGCGCCGCGGCCGCCCGGGTGCACCGGGTGTACAACGGGCTGGACCTCGACGACTTCGGGTACCAGGAGCCGGCGGCCGCTCAGCCACCCGTGGTGCTCGGCGTGGGCCGGCTGGTGGAGAAGAAGGGCTTCGACGTCCTCCTGGACGCCTGTGCACTGCTCACCGCGGCGGGACGTGAGCTGCGGTGCCGGATCGTCGGCACCGGACTGCTCGAGGACGACCTGCGGGCGCAGGTGCACAGGCTCGGCCTCGGCAACGTCGTGCAGCTGACCGGTGCGCTCCCGCAACCCGAGGTGCGGCGGGAGATGCGTGCGGCGACCGTGCTCGCCGCGCCGTGCGTCGTAGGCGCCGACGGCAACCAGGACGGCCTGCCGACCGTGCTGCTCGAGGCGATGGCGCTCGGCACCCCGTACGTGTCCACGGGCGTGGCGGGCATCGACGAGGCGGTGGTGCACGAGCGCACCGGCCTCGTGGTGCCGCAGCGGGACGCGGCCGCACTCGCGCGCAGCATCGCGCGCCTGCTCGACGACCAGCTGCTCCGTACGAGGCTGGCGGCAGCGGCGCGGGCACACGTCGAGCGGTCCTTCACCAGCGAGCGACAGGCCGACGAGCTCGACGCGCTCCTGCAGGCCGACGGCTCGCTCGCAGGAGCGCACTGA